A genomic stretch from Poecile atricapillus isolate bPoeAtr1 chromosome 10, bPoeAtr1.hap1, whole genome shotgun sequence includes:
- the CNEP1R1 gene encoding nuclear envelope phosphatase-regulatory subunit 1 yields the protein MNSLDQAEDLKAFERRLTEYIACLQPATGRWRMILIVVSVCTATGAWNWLIDPETQKVSFFTSLWNHPFFTISCITLIGLFFAGIHKRVVAPSIIAARCRTVLAEYNMSCDDTGKLILKPRPHVQ from the exons ATGAACTCCCTGGACCAGGCTGAGG ATCTCAAAGCTTTTGAAAGAAGACTTACTGAATACATTGCATGTTTGCAACCAGCTACAGGACGTTGGAGAA TGATTTTGATAGTGGTATCAGTCTGCACAGCAACTGGGGCTTGGAACTGGTTAATAGACCCAGAGACACAAAAG GTATCATTTTTCACGTCACTTTGGAATCACCCATTTTTCACAATTAGCTGTATTACCCTAATAGGCTTGTTCTTTGCTGGAATACATAAAAGAGTGGTGGCACCATCAAT TATAGCAGCTCGATGTCGAACTGTTTTGGCAGAATATAATATGTCCTGTGATGAT actggaaaattaattttgaaaccTAGGCCTCATGTTCAATAA